GTCGTGGTGAATTTCATAAGCACATGTTCATGACCTCGGGTTGTTGGTATGTTGTtgagtgttgttgttgttgttggtgtgtttgtttttaggaTATCTCACTTAATCGTTATGCACTCTTCACTTAAATCAGCTAATTATCTTTTATGTGTTCGCGTTAGATactttcattttcgttttcctttttgtggtaaaataagaagaaaatgTTTATGGGTTGATTTTGTTGCCGGTTGAGCAAATCGATCGCTGGGCGTCGATCGAAGGCTGCCTGCCAAGATCATCGATCGTCGATTggattgaattgaattggatTTGATTGGTTTggattcgattcaattcgattacCAATTGGCCATGCCCGGCTTGTTGAGCGTCATAAAGTAGATTTGACACGATGAAGCACCTTTGGCACTGCTGAAGAATACTTTGTCGTTTCGCTCGCAAAGGAATTTCAAGCGCTGCGCCTTTTTATGCATGAACACACCATCCAAATGGCCGCTCTCGACGGAACGTATCTGTAATAAGGGGGAAAACACCATTAAAATTATTACTCGAGCTCCCAAGAGCAAGCTTACTCACCTCTATTGCTTTATTGCCCCAGCCCATGATTTGTCCAGTGCCAATGTAGGCCACCGAGGTGGGCATCTCGCCCCACTGAAAGGGATTAAAAAGGTTTATTAACACGCTGAACAAATAAATAGGTGGGAGCATTCCCCAATGACTTGCCTGCAGTACAATGTTCTTGGAAACCCGGCCCACTGTGTTCACATAGACGCCCTCATTGTCGTAGCACAGCAGCAATTGCATGCCATTTGAGTTGGGAAGCGCCACAATACAATGCGGAATGATTGCACCCTGAGTCTGCagaaaaaacaattattgAGCAATCGATTACGACACTTTTAATCAGACCAACTTACATGCTTGGGAAGATAGATATCGTATACTTCAGCTGAGTCTAAATCAACCGCATGGAAACCCTCGGCGGAGCCATAGATCACCTTCAGTCTCGACTGATCCTCAATGGTGAGATCGACCAAAAGCGGGCGATGTTCCAGTTCACCAAAATTCTACGACATGAAAACCATTACAATTTAGCATTTAAACTTATGTTGAAGAAGGGCGACCCACcttaaatgccataaatttgtGATATGGTTTGGGAGCCcatgcataaatttcaatagaGTCTTTTAATGCAATCACTAGGAACTTAATCCTCTCGTATTTGACAATCTTAAAATGTACAGCACCTTGCAGATCACCCACGTTTATCCAACCGTTCCGACGCTCCACTTGCTGTAGTCGAAAACAAATCGAATGGAAATTAGTATCGACTGGATGATATggcaattttacaatttaaaactcACATCGGAGAGTCCGTCGGTGCGCAAGATCTTTGACTTTAGCCAGGACAAGTAGTAGACGCGCACTCGGTTCTTCTTGCCGGATATGGTGACCAATATGTTCTGGCCCTCTAGCACCTCCATTTGCTGGAAACGGCGTCTCGAGATGAGCTGGTACACCTGTGGCAGCAAACATTTAAGTGCATTAGaaggaaacttgatttattttgctaCTAATCACTTACCTTGCCCTGACCGGATCGATCTAGCAGCATTAAGCCATTCTCCGTTCCAATCAGCAGGTTGACGCCCCACAGCGCTGCGCACAGGATCTCCGAGTTGAAGCGCTTCTTATACTTACGGATCTCGGGCGTGTCGTTGGCCGCCTCGTGGGAGGTGGGCGTTACATTGACATTGACGTGCGACTCCCGTCGCGAGGGACCAGAGCCGCCGGCCCCGAAGCCAAAGGTCAGGAAACTGCGCTGCTTCTGTTGCAGGGCGTAGGCGTGCGGTGGCAGCGGATTGGAGATCGAGGCCGAGGACGTCGAGGAGCAGGGCGTCAGGTGGTGCAGGTTCgcggaggaggaagaagcAGATTTGTGCAAGAGATTAGTAATACTGCTGGAGGAGCGCGTCTTGCTGATCGAATTCTTGGGCGAATTCTGGCGCGAATTCGAGGACGAGGAGGCGAGCGATATCGTCGATTGGGGCGAGTGATTGCTGCTGATAATCACCCCGCCCACAACGGTACCGCCCCCCAAACCGagaccgccgccgccgcttcCGCTGCTGGCGATAAACGATTTCGATGGCGTGGAATGCACGGATGAGCTAATGGCCGCTTGATACTGCTTGATCGATAACACAGTTCGATTATTTCGAttgtttcagttttatatattattttattgattcaGGTTAtcaattgtttattgttcaTACGTTTCGATTATGTCAGTtcattgttttaattatttttatattcattcaattatttatatttttacaataGATTTAATCGGTTTGGATTTTGATGATTTTCGATATTTTTACGGGTTTTATgtagaaagaaaagaaaaatagaaaagtgcagaaaaattgtaattagtCTTAAGATGTCAACTAAAAATaagataaattaaataatataccaTGCGAGGATTGGGTGTGTGCTTCGGTTTATGTGAGCATAGAGAGCATTACAATAGTGTTTCGTGTGCTTACAAGTGTTATGTGTGGATGCTTAGACtaacaacaaatgaaaatatagcCGAAACTCAGACCATGTTAACAGTGGTAAAAAGGCGGAAGTGTGTTAAGATTAAaccaaaagaaattaaaaatcagTATGTGATTAATCTTTCCCCAGAGGCCTTTGGTTATACAAAAagaaaccttttaaaaatatgttgtgttttcataatattttggaagcatttctcccagtgtgtgtgttgtaTGTGGATGTGTGTAATGTATAGTAGACGAAACGTTAGCCACAAAAGATGGGCTGCTTTAAACGCAAAAGACAACGGAAATACAAgagttgaaattgaaataaatatatacacatttgttttattgacaGAATAACACTGAATGTTGTTCCTGGAGCTGGGAAAAGTTGTAGAGGTGtgcaaaaattatatttaagatTTCCATGTCCTTTGAAGAAAACTTAGCTATACACGTACAGATGACACATTGTGATAATGTGATGAAAAATCATAAGATGGAGAAAATTATAGCTATACACAAAcgtattttcttgttttggtAGTTGTTTATTGGGTTTTTGTAGGTTTTTTTAAGAGagcaaattatacaaaataaagagCATTTTGTCGGTGGGGGGACTATTCGTTCATACTTACTATTGTAATgttttgattgtttgtttttgattggtaatttgtaaattgttaGAATATATCGTAGTGGCCATCAGCTCAAACGTTGCGGAAAGACAAAGCACAATTAAGAAGAAGAGATTGGTTTAAACGTTTTGGATCTTTACTTTTTGATGTGTTTGATAAATCATTTTTACTATACTCAGTCATGCACTTGGTGAGAGCTTCATACGAGCATGCaagttattttgtattttattaaaatttctcgACCAATTTTCATTGTTTAACCTCCTCATAATGAACTTTGCTCCACGTCAAAGAGATAAGTTTACGCTAAAGATGTTCCTTATCTTAGGGATTAgtcacatacatatgtttgcGGTTAGAAATGGGataaaaaatgacaaaataaaaaattctaACAAAAAAGGTGTATTCCAAAAAAAAGCAGCTACCAAATATAATTTACTTCCAAGCAAAAAACTGCATTTCGCTGacttgaatattattttccatGTTAGTGAAATTCCCCTGATCGGAAGTGTTCTGATTCACTGGTTATTAAATTCGAAATACGTCTCAAGGTGGAATCGTAAAAATTAATGACAGATATGGACTTGTTTATGATTCTGTTATCAAACCGGAAGAAGTTCAAGTATTATTTTCTTAGCCATGATTCCTAACAGAGATAATGGTCATGAATCGGCCTGAACAACAGAACGATACAACGAGATATATTAtcacaataaataaactcaACGTGGACACAAGGGTTACGAACGAAAAACACAATGAAAAATCGattaaaacgaaaaacagaggAGGACGAGGTGGAGTATTTATGGGGCACATTACTTACCTCCTCACTGGATGATTTATCATGGCGCGGTGGCGTTGCCGGCGACGCCTGGCTGAGTAGATCCGGCAGGACACTGCTGGTCCTTGTCCCAGGAGTTCCCAATCCAGTGCCATCGGCGCCCAcgccgctgctgccaccgcctcctccgccgccgcctcctcgATTCTGTGTGGAAACACATGGTACAAAGTTAGCAAATCGAGTGAATGCAGTTTCTCAAACAATTGCAATGGAATTAGAGGGTAAAATGGGGTTATAGAATGTCTTTAAGGAAGAGAAAGTGGGAGTAACAGAAATAACAACGAAATGAGTCAAAAAACGTACAAAAGATTCAAGAGATTcaagagcagcagcacaaaataaatgaatgccAATGAGACACATTGAGGTTTGAGGTTGCCTAATGATGACCCCTCCACTACTAAGCCTCGACTATAGCCGCATATGGATTTATAGTAGGTACAGGTATATAGACAGTATTTTGGGTGcggggtgtgtgtgtatcctTTTATACAGAGCTTAAGCGCTATCACATTTAGGTATCGAGTCCGCTGAGTTCctcaaaattgttttaaagctaACACTTATTCTAAATGAGCAACATTTCAGTTTCAGCGCAGCAGGCAAAACGTGACTCAAGTTGCAGAAACAATCTTTCAGACGGGCGCGTTGTATTGTTGATGTTTCTTAATTAACTTTTACTCTTGCATACCAAACCAGCAAACTTTCGTAATTGATTCCTGGGTCGAGTTTGTCATTGTTCAGAgaaaagctttaaaacaattttgagCGAAAGCAGTAGAGTTTACAGATGATACAGAGCATTCTAATTTACAGAGTTACAAGAGGCAGCAAAGtagaaagtttgtttaataaatagcACTAGCATTAGCTATTATGCATCTAAAAACAAAGGTATACTATATTTCCAAACTATTTCGGTGTTTATTTCCAATTAAACCCAAATACATAaagatttcattatttaactaatttaaGTTGTTTTTACGGTTTTTAAATGATCCCTGAGCTGCCTAAAATACCGAAACTCAATCATAAAACTGTATCGACACCGtattattaacatttaaacAGGAAGTTCAGGAAAGCTTTAACCTGCACTACGGGTATTAACTGATCTCATTAGCATTCGATACTTTTGCCTCTTTTCGGGGTTGGGATTATATACAGATTAGATTAGTTTACCGATCTCGATCTCGACTGTCTACCGGTTATTTGCGTTTGTTAATCAGTGTTCTTAAGCGTATTAGATAGTCTTAATTAAGGTTGCGGTTAGCTTAGGTCCTAAAATGGCGTGGGCTCCGATTGATTATGAAAgtatacaaaacaaatgagAATGCAATAAACAATAGagcataaaaaccaaataaaaccaaacatGCTCAAGCAATGAAAAGAAGATAAACACATCTCTTAGCTTTCCCCTAATTGTATTATACAATTCCAGCGGTTTTTCGATTAGCAACAATGGGTGTgtattgttttaatattttatttacgaACTATTAGTTGaaagtgcgtgtgtgtggatgCGGTGAGTATGGAGTATGGATATAGCGAGCCAAATGGTAAATTTCAGCCTTTTTTTGGTAGTTCGGGTTTGGTTTACTTTTCTGGCGCCaagacaaaacacaatttaatggaataattatttttgcaatattctttttttttgtggtggTGAGTTATGTTCGCAGCATTTTTTGAATAAATGTTTGCCTCTCTGTTGATTTGCTTGTTTGGTGCGAGCTGAGAGCGTttacctgctgctgctgttgctgctgcagttgctgctgctgttgctgttgcagttgctgctgcctttggGCGCGAACGGCAGCATTCTGCAGCACAATGACGGATTCAGTCTTTTCGCGACGCGGTCGCAGGAAGTGAAAGTTGCCCAGGGACTTGGAGGTCTTTGGCGCAGCTCCCTTGGTGGCAGTGGTTgtggctgcagttgctcctggtttggcactggcactgacagtggcagtgggagtggcagttcctgctgcagctgctcctggctTTCCAGGCGCGGCATTCTCCTTGCTcttactgctgctgatgctgctgttgtaaATGCTGTTCCTTTGGTACACAGCGCTCGACCTCTGCAGTGCCTGTGCCGAGGGCGATCCCGCTGTGGATCCAGATGCAGTGGCTCCACTGAATACGGCCGAGTATCGCTTGGCCAACGGGAAGAAGTCCGAGTTCTCGCGTCGAAAACCGCGCTCAAAATTCATCGGCAGTCGGGAGTCCGAGTCCTGGCGCTTATGCGCTGGGGAATTGGTGCTACCACTGCTTCCGCTACCACTTGCActtcccgatcccgatcctgaTCCTGGTTCTTTGGCAATACTTTGGCTGGCAGTTGGTTCGGCCTTCAGCGGCTGATAGCCCCTGGGAACTGGTCTGGTGATGGCCTCCGCCACACTGGCCCTCTGGAGCTTCGTATCCACCTTCAGCGTGCTCAGCTGGGAGCTGCGGCTCAGGCTGGCAGTGGTAGTGGGACTACCACGTCCACTGCCCCTTGGACCGTTGGCGCTCTTGGGGAAGAAGCGATCGAAGTCCCAGTCTCTCAGCAAATTGGATTCATCGCCGCGACGCGACGGTGTCACATTGGCTTGCGATGTGGAGGCGGACTTTTGCAGGCGGTTTATGTTCTGCTCTAGTTTCTATTGGGGATTTCGGGTTCAGGGAGGAGTAGTAgtagtggttgttgttgttttgttgtagttgtagtaaGTACGCAGCAAGAGAAGAATGGTGTTAGGTTGTTGGTCTGTTTTTAATACTTAGAGGCATCTAAATATCGATTAAAAGAGAGCTTGCTTCGTCCCCACCCACCACAGCATGGAAAGTTTTTCATGAATTCTGCTCTTCATTCCGGTAGGTTTGATATTTATACTTCTGATTTCGATCAGTTGTCTCAGAAATATATGTACCATCCCAGGTATTCgagagatatatgtatatattatggGGTGTGTGTGCAAATGTGCATATATAGTCATGTATGTACAATATCTCGATCGTGTCAACATTCTATGCACCAGTGCATTAATGCTTATATAGATGCAACATCACACATGGCTcaatcaaaaaatatacaaaaagttGGTAACGAAAAtttggaaaatcaatttgtacaaagaaagaaaaattcaCGAAAAAGATTTCACGCTGCTTGCGCCATTAAATATGtaactataaaaaatatatatatatcaaatcaAGATTAATGCaaattcatataaatttaGTAGGAAAATCAAAAAGTAATCATTAAGCTAGTCTAAGTAACTCTTTAATTTAGAGAACCACAACCAGGTTGAACTTAGTTTATATTATCCGTTTCGATTTAGTTGTAATCGCAGGTTCTTTTGTTCGGGTTGGCAGACCTTTAACCCAGCAAAAGCTAGTTTACAATTTGTACAATTGTCACCGATTCACAATGCAGTTATCA
This genomic interval from Drosophila teissieri strain GT53w chromosome 3L, Prin_Dtei_1.1, whole genome shotgun sequence contains the following:
- the LOC122618494 gene encoding mitogen-activated protein kinase kinase kinase kinase 4 isoform X2 codes for the protein MAHQQQQQLAPSVNCSLDDIDLTALKDPAGIFELIEVVGNGTYGQVYKGRHTKTGQLAAIKVMDVTEDEEEEIKLEINVLKKYSNHRNIATYYGAFIKKSPPGKDDQLWLVMEYCGAGSVTDLVKSTKGQSLKEEWIAYICREILRGLSYLHSNKVIHRDIKGQNVLLTDNAEVKLVDFGVSAQLDRTIGRRNTFIGTPYWMAPEVIACDENPDATYDNRSDLWSLGITALEMAESQPPLCDLHPMRALFLIPRNSPPRLKSKKWSKKFHGFIDTVLVKDYHQRPYTENLLKHGFIKDQPTDRQVRIQLKDHIDRCKKRKQEKEREDYRYSGSDNDDDEPQLAGEHSSIVQAPGGDTLRRNFQQIQEGRLAAEQQQQQHHLMAQAQAQAAAAHAAAQAQAQLQQQQQQAAAAAAAAAHAAQQAQQAAQQQAQAQQPQANRQPKPPSRQQVEEPGPPARPPQRLIVVPDPPHANRPLPPTPKCGEPAGQTPQQQQRNSQNNFKPSLPPRRPEPQPQTAAGGQGSQQQAQPEAPPRNNRQSSGLSSSGGSASGGGGSSKPAAALPQQSNNHLGQPVNPLDPLDSSDSDSEPDEPNDRARNDGTLLASDPPKPLPGLGPVSEDASTTTPLSHGSGGPPNRPLPPTPDDDDQAGDRTLIMKRKLEQNINRLQKSASTSQANVTPSRRGDESNLLRDWDFDRFFPKSANGPRGSGRGSPTTTASLSRSSQLSTLKVDTKLQRASVAEAITRPVPRGYQPLKAEPTASQSIAKEPGSGSGSGSASGSGSSGSTNSPAHKRQDSDSRLPMNFERGFRRENSDFFPLAKRYSAVFSGATASGSTAGSPSAQALQRSSAVYQRNSIYNSSISSSKSKENAAPGKPGAAAAGTATPTATVSASAKPGATAATTTATKGAAPKTSKSLGNFHFLRPRREKTESVIVLQNAAVRAQRQQQLQQQQQQQLQQQQQQQNRGGGGGGGGGSSGVGADGTGLGTPGTRTSSVLPDLLSQASPATPPRHDKSSSEEYQAAISSSVHSTPSKSFIASSGSGGGGLGLGGGTVVGGVIISSNHSPQSTISLASSSSNSRQNSPKNSISKTRSSSSITNLLHKSASSSSANLHHLTPCSSTSSASISNPLPPHAYALQQKQRSFLTFGFGAGGSGPSRRESHVNVNVTPTSHEAANDTPEIRKYKKRFNSEILCAALWGVNLLIGTENGLMLLDRSGQGKVYQLISRRRFQQMEVLEGQNILVTISGKKNRVRVYYLSWLKSKILRTDGLSDQVERRNGWINVGDLQGAVHFKIVKYERIKFLVIALKDSIEIYAWAPKPYHKFMAFKNFGELEHRPLLVDLTIEDQSRLKVIYGSAEGFHAVDLDSAEVYDIYLPKHTQGAIIPHCIVALPNSNGMQLLLCYDNEGVYVNTVGRVSKNIVLQWGEMPTSVAYIGTGQIMGWGNKAIEIRSVESGHLDGVFMHKKAQRLKFLCERNDKVFFSSAKGASSCQIYFMTLNKPGMANW
- the LOC122618494 gene encoding serine/threonine-protein kinase mig-15 isoform X3, giving the protein MAHQQQQQLAPSVNCSLDDIDLTALKDPAGIFELIEVVGNGTYGQVYKGRHTKTGQLAAIKVMDVTEDEEEEIKLEINVLKKYSNHRNIATYYGAFIKKSPPGKDDQLWLVMEYCGAGSVTDLVKSTKGQSLKEEWIAYICREILRGLSYLHSNKVIHRDIKGQNVLLTDNAEVKLVDFGVSAQLDRTIGRRNTFIGTPYWMAPEVIACDENPDATYDNRSDLWSLGITALEMAESQPPLCDLHPMRALFLIPRNSPPRLKSKKWSKKFHGFIDTVLVKDYHQRPYTENLLKHGFIKDQPTDRQVRIQLKDHIDRCKKRKQEKEREDYRYSGSDNDDDEPQLAGEHSSIVQAPGGDTLRRNFQQIQEGRLAAEQQQQQHHLMAQAQAQAAAAHAAAQAQAQLQQQQQQAAAAAAAAAHAAQQAQQAAQQQAQAQQPQANRQPKPPSRQQVEEPGPPARPPQRLIVVPDPPHANRPLPPTPKCGEPAGQTPQQQQRNSQNNFKPSLPPRRPEDHLDVLAAQLSELGVVFSQQPQPQTAAGGQGSQQQAQPEAPPRNNRQSSGLSSSGGSASGGGGSSKPAAALPQQSNNHLGQPVNPLDPLDSSDSDSEPDEPNDRARNDGTLLASDPPKPLPGLGPVSEDASTTTPLSHGSGGPPNRPLPPTPDDDDQAGDRTLIMKRKLEQNINRLQKSASTSQANVTPSRRGDESNLLRDWDFDRFFPKSANGPRGSGRGSPTTTASLSRSSQLSTLKVDTKLQRASVAEAITRPVPRGYQPLKAEPTASQSIAKEPGSGSGSGSASGSGSSGSTNSPAHKRQDSDSRLPMNFERGFRRENSDFFPLAKRYSAVFSGATASGSTAGSPSAQALQRSSAVYQRNSIYNSSISSSKSKENAAPGKPGAAAAGTATPTATVSASAKPGATAATTTATKGAAPKTSKSLGNFHFLRPRREKTESVIVLQNAAVRAQRQQQLQQQQQQQLQQQQQQQNRGGGGGGGGGSSGVGADGTGLGTPGTRTSSVLPDLLSQASPATPPRHDKSSSEEKQRSFLTFGFGAGGSGPSRRESHVNVNVTPTSHEAANDTPEIRKYKKRFNSEILCAALWGVNLLIGTENGLMLLDRSGQGKVYQLISRRRFQQMEVLEGQNILVTISGKKNRVRVYYLSWLKSKILRTDGLSDQVERRNGWINVGDLQGAVHFKIVKYERIKFLVIALKDSIEIYAWAPKPYHKFMAFKNFGELEHRPLLVDLTIEDQSRLKVIYGSAEGFHAVDLDSAEVYDIYLPKHTQGAIIPHCIVALPNSNGMQLLLCYDNEGVYVNTVGRVSKNIVLQWGEMPTSVAYIGTGQIMGWGNKAIEIRSVESGHLDGVFMHKKAQRLKFLCERNDKVFFSSAKGASSCQIYFMTLNKPGMANW
- the LOC122618494 gene encoding serine/threonine-protein kinase mig-15 isoform X1; the encoded protein is MAHQQQQQLAPSVNCSLDDIDLTALKDPAGIFELIEVVGNGTYGQVYKGRHTKTGQLAAIKVMDVTEDEEEEIKLEINVLKKYSNHRNIATYYGAFIKKSPPGKDDQLWLVMEYCGAGSVTDLVKSTKGQSLKEEWIAYICREILRGLSYLHSNKVIHRDIKGQNVLLTDNAEVKLVDFGVSAQLDRTIGRRNTFIGTPYWMAPEVIACDENPDATYDNRSDLWSLGITALEMAESQPPLCDLHPMRALFLIPRNSPPRLKSKKWSKKFHGFIDTVLVKDYHQRPYTENLLKHGFIKDQPTDRQVRIQLKDHIDRCKKRKQEKEREDYRYSGSDNDDDEPQLAGEHSSIVQAPGGDTLRRNFQQIQEGRLAAEQQQQQHHLMAQAQAQAAAAHAAAQAQAQLQQQQQQAAAAAAAAAHAAQQAQQAAQQQAQAQQPQANRQPKPPSRQQVEEPGPPARPPQRLIVVPDPPHANRPLPPTPKCGEPAGQTPQQQQRNSQNNFKPSLPPRRPEDHLDVLAAQLSELGVVFSQQPQPQTAAGGQGSQQQAQPEAPPRNNRQSSGLSSSGGSASGGGGSSKPAAALPQQSNNHLGQPVNPLDPLDSSDSDSEPDEPNDRARNDGTLLASDPPKPLPGLGPVSEDASTTTPLSHGSGGPPNRPLPPTPDDDDQAGDRTLIMKRKLEQNINRLQKSASTSQANVTPSRRGDESNLLRDWDFDRFFPKSANGPRGSGRGSPTTTASLSRSSQLSTLKVDTKLQRASVAEAITRPVPRGYQPLKAEPTASQSIAKEPGSGSGSGSASGSGSSGSTNSPAHKRQDSDSRLPMNFERGFRRENSDFFPLAKRYSAVFSGATASGSTAGSPSAQALQRSSAVYQRNSIYNSSISSSKSKENAAPGKPGAAAAGTATPTATVSASAKPGATAATTTATKGAAPKTSKSLGNFHFLRPRREKTESVIVLQNAAVRAQRQQQLQQQQQQQLQQQQQQQNRGGGGGGGGGSSGVGADGTGLGTPGTRTSSVLPDLLSQASPATPPRHDKSSSEEYQAAISSSVHSTPSKSFIASSGSGGGGLGLGGGTVVGGVIISSNHSPQSTISLASSSSNSRQNSPKNSISKTRSSSSITNLLHKSASSSSANLHHLTPCSSTSSASISNPLPPHAYALQQKQRSFLTFGFGAGGSGPSRRESHVNVNVTPTSHEAANDTPEIRKYKKRFNSEILCAALWGVNLLIGTENGLMLLDRSGQGKVYQLISRRRFQQMEVLEGQNILVTISGKKNRVRVYYLSWLKSKILRTDGLSDQVERRNGWINVGDLQGAVHFKIVKYERIKFLVIALKDSIEIYAWAPKPYHKFMAFKNFGELEHRPLLVDLTIEDQSRLKVIYGSAEGFHAVDLDSAEVYDIYLPKHTQGAIIPHCIVALPNSNGMQLLLCYDNEGVYVNTVGRVSKNIVLQWGEMPTSVAYIGTGQIMGWGNKAIEIRSVESGHLDGVFMHKKAQRLKFLCERNDKVFFSSAKGASSCQIYFMTLNKPGMANW